The following are encoded in a window of Brevibacillus sp. DP1.3A genomic DNA:
- the hisD gene encoding histidinol dehydrogenase, whose translation MRIMSASQYDGKRSVDAGTREQQEVVKAILTSVRQQGDEALRYYTERFDRVLLQNFRVSEGEFTEASELVSPLVKTVLIEAAENIRAFHERQVRQSWFTTKESGTLLGQLIRPLQRVGLYVPGGTAAYPSSVLMNAIPAKIAGVPEVVITTPPGADGKINPAILVAAQIAGVTEIYKVGGAQAIAALTYGTEQIKAVDKIVGPGNIFVALAKREVFGLVSIDMVAGPSEIAVIADETANSRYVAADLLSQAEHDPMSAAILVTTSQSLAEQVSQEVERQLADLPRKSIAEAAIRDYGAILLVDDLEEGFAVINRIAPEHLEIMVAEPFEHLGKVENAGAIFLGPYSSEPVGDYFAGTNHVIPTNGTARFSSPLSVDDFIKKSSVVSYSKRDLRDNGHKIVALAEQEGLSGHGRAILSRLRDFETKEQESEKR comes from the coding sequence ATGCGTATCATGTCAGCCAGCCAGTATGACGGGAAACGATCGGTAGACGCGGGGACGAGAGAACAGCAAGAAGTGGTGAAGGCGATCCTCACCTCGGTTCGCCAGCAAGGGGACGAAGCGCTGCGCTATTACACAGAACGATTTGATCGTGTGCTTCTACAAAACTTCCGTGTGAGCGAAGGTGAATTTACAGAAGCAAGTGAGCTCGTTTCTCCACTAGTCAAAACAGTATTGATAGAAGCGGCCGAAAATATTCGGGCATTTCACGAGCGACAAGTGCGTCAGTCCTGGTTTACCACCAAAGAGAGTGGCACCTTGCTAGGCCAATTGATACGTCCATTGCAGCGCGTAGGATTGTATGTACCAGGCGGAACGGCAGCTTATCCTTCCAGTGTATTGATGAATGCCATCCCTGCCAAAATTGCAGGTGTTCCAGAAGTAGTCATTACGACACCACCAGGAGCGGACGGGAAAATCAACCCTGCGATACTCGTTGCGGCCCAAATCGCAGGAGTAACCGAGATATACAAGGTAGGTGGGGCACAGGCGATCGCGGCACTGACCTACGGAACGGAGCAAATCAAAGCAGTAGATAAGATCGTCGGGCCTGGCAATATTTTTGTGGCACTGGCAAAGCGAGAAGTTTTCGGATTGGTCAGTATCGACATGGTGGCAGGGCCTAGTGAAATTGCGGTGATCGCAGATGAGACGGCCAACTCGCGTTACGTTGCGGCAGACCTGCTGTCTCAGGCCGAGCATGATCCGATGTCAGCCGCTATATTGGTTACGACATCGCAATCGTTGGCGGAGCAGGTGTCGCAGGAAGTCGAGCGACAGCTTGCCGATCTTCCACGCAAATCGATTGCGGAAGCGGCGATACGCGATTACGGCGCTATTTTACTCGTCGACGATTTGGAAGAAGGTTTTGCCGTCATCAACCGTATCGCACCCGAGCATTTAGAAATCATGGTGGCGGAGCCGTTTGAGCATCTCGGAAAAGTGGAAAATGCAGGTGCGATTTTCCTCGGCCCATACAGCTCAGAACCAGTCGGCGACTATTTTGCTGGTACCAATCATGTGATACCTACAAATGGAACGGCGCGTTTTTCCTCGCCATTATCCGTCGATGATTTTATCAAGAAGTCGAGTGTTGTTTCCTACAGCAAGCGAGATTTGCGAGACAATGGACATAAAATTGTGGCACTGGCAGAGCAGGAAGGATTGTCTGGGCACGGTCGAGCTATCCTTTCGCGATTGCGAGATTTTGAGACCAAAGAGCAGGAGAGTGAAAAGAGATGA
- a CDS encoding HD domain-containing protein — MDYVKDSLAALPADLVAEAQKRFDGQDPAHDWQHNLRVMAMCERIGREEGADMEVLRLAALLHDIGRAEERQTGECHAEISARLAGEWLSERSMTEAFISRVQSAILAHRFRKDRPPHTLEEKVLFDADKLDSIGAIGVARVFAYTGVIGQPIQSDDPNQHTPYKEYTWKLQRIKDKLFTKTAQKIAEDRHRFMTTFFEQWEWEVTGNR; from the coding sequence ATGGATTACGTGAAGGATTCTCTTGCCGCACTACCTGCCGATCTGGTGGCAGAAGCACAGAAGCGCTTTGATGGACAAGATCCTGCTCACGATTGGCAACATAATTTGCGTGTGATGGCGATGTGTGAGCGGATTGGTCGCGAGGAAGGGGCAGATATGGAAGTGCTGCGCCTCGCTGCTTTGCTGCATGATATCGGGAGAGCAGAAGAACGGCAAACAGGCGAGTGCCATGCCGAAATCAGCGCAAGACTAGCAGGGGAATGGCTCTCCGAACGCAGTATGACGGAAGCATTCATCTCACGTGTACAGTCTGCAATTCTCGCCCATCGTTTTCGCAAAGACCGACCGCCACATACCTTGGAAGAAAAGGTCTTGTTTGATGCAGACAAGCTGGATTCGATTGGGGCTATTGGAGTGGCTCGGGTTTTTGCTTATACTGGGGTTATTGGGCAACCCATACAATCGGATGACCCCAATCAGCATACACCTTATAAGGAATACACTTGGAAGCTGCAGCGCATCAAAGACAAGCTTTTCACCAAAACTGCCCAGAAAATCGCTGAAGACAGGCATCGATTCATGACAACGTTCTTTGAGCAATGGGAATGGGAAGTAACGGGGAATCGTTAA
- a CDS encoding ATP phosphoribosyltransferase regulatory subunit, protein MAKPLGFEKPLGMRDILPESLAKQRYLERELRQCIERWGYEEISTPSLEYFDTVGAASATLTDRMFRLLDKQGHTVVLRPDMTTPIARVVSSLYKDVPLPIRLYYQANVFRAQEKEAGRNAEFCQTGIELIGDASVDADAEAIALAVFCLRVAGVETFRIAIGHVDFVDGLLEEEIEDEHVRNQFRQFLYERDFVGFRQLLATVDIPTEAKSRLEALLRLQGGKGKIEVARELAGNGKARRAVETIASLWESLEAYGVTEDLLIDFNLIINLNYYTGVVFEGYAADLGSPLLGGGRYDQLLSQFGRAASATGFAIKMDRLLQVTPFEKGQAPARVLLVYTEDCRGAALAEAQQLRENGLVVVTRLVSRIDEKQVGQEAGYTKVICMTQQEE, encoded by the coding sequence ATGGCAAAACCCTTGGGATTCGAAAAGCCGCTCGGGATGCGGGACATACTGCCGGAATCACTGGCGAAACAACGGTACTTGGAGCGGGAGCTGCGGCAGTGTATCGAAAGATGGGGCTATGAGGAAATATCCACACCCTCTCTGGAGTACTTCGATACGGTAGGAGCAGCAAGTGCGACACTAACAGACCGGATGTTTCGCCTCCTGGATAAACAAGGCCACACCGTAGTCCTGCGTCCGGATATGACAACGCCAATTGCAAGGGTTGTTTCCTCCCTTTATAAAGATGTTCCATTGCCGATTCGGTTGTATTACCAGGCAAATGTGTTTCGGGCACAAGAAAAAGAAGCGGGACGGAATGCAGAGTTTTGTCAAACCGGGATCGAGCTGATCGGAGATGCGTCTGTCGATGCGGATGCGGAAGCCATTGCACTTGCTGTGTTTTGCTTGCGGGTAGCGGGTGTAGAGACGTTTCGCATTGCTATTGGGCATGTCGATTTCGTAGACGGTCTTTTGGAGGAAGAAATTGAGGATGAGCATGTTCGCAATCAATTCCGCCAGTTTTTGTACGAGCGGGACTTCGTTGGCTTCCGGCAACTACTAGCAACAGTAGACATCCCTACAGAGGCAAAAAGCCGATTGGAAGCCTTGCTACGGCTGCAAGGGGGAAAAGGGAAGATTGAAGTCGCGCGTGAACTGGCAGGCAACGGAAAGGCAAGGAGGGCAGTCGAGACGATTGCTTCCTTGTGGGAGTCGTTAGAAGCCTACGGAGTGACGGAGGATTTGCTGATCGATTTCAATCTGATCATCAATTTGAACTACTATACAGGAGTCGTTTTCGAAGGGTACGCGGCAGACCTGGGCTCCCCACTATTGGGCGGAGGACGCTACGATCAGTTGCTCTCCCAATTTGGGCGTGCGGCATCGGCCACAGGCTTTGCGATCAAGATGGATCGGCTGCTTCAGGTCACTCCTTTCGAAAAAGGGCAAGCACCTGCGCGAGTTTTGCTTGTATACACCGAGGATTGCCGCGGCGCCGCTTTGGCAGAGGCACAGCAATTGCGTGAGAACGGGCTCGTGGTGGTGACACGTCTCGTTTCCAGAATAGATGAGAAACAGGTTGGACAAGAAGCGGGATATACTAAGGTCATTTGCATGACACAACAGGAGGAGTAG
- a CDS encoding DapH/DapD/GlmU-related protein, which translates to MRKTTRYPVNGVNPLWHMYQTVSFWKVMKNFIVIQLSRYTPIVSWKNWMYRAFLRMEVGQHSAVALMVMMDIMFPEKIKIGRNCVIGYNTTILAHEYLIDEYRLGEVIIEDAVLVGANTTILPGVTIGKGAIVAAGTVVHKDVPPGAFVGGNPMQLIRMKASEEEVM; encoded by the coding sequence ATGAGGAAGACAACACGTTATCCCGTAAATGGGGTAAATCCGCTTTGGCACATGTATCAAACGGTAAGCTTCTGGAAAGTCATGAAAAATTTTATCGTCATCCAACTCTCCAGATATACGCCGATTGTTTCGTGGAAGAACTGGATGTACCGCGCATTTTTGCGTATGGAAGTAGGGCAGCATAGTGCGGTTGCGTTGATGGTGATGATGGATATTATGTTTCCCGAGAAAATCAAGATCGGTCGTAATTGCGTGATCGGGTACAATACGACGATACTTGCGCATGAATATTTGATAGATGAATACCGTTTGGGAGAAGTGATTATTGAGGATGCTGTCCTGGTGGGGGCCAACACCACCATTTTGCCTGGAGTAACGATAGGCAAAGGGGCCATTGTCGCAGCGGGAACGGTTGTTCATAAAGATGTCCCGCCTGGTGCCTTTGTAGGTGGGAACCCCATGCAGCTCATTCGAATGAAAGCTTCAGAGGAAGAAGTCATGTAG
- the hprK gene encoding HPr(Ser) kinase/phosphatase, whose amino-acid sequence MRKTNVSHLVDHFNMTILSGEEGLGREITVTDLSRPGLQLAGYYSYYAEERIQLFGLTEINFFQTLTPEERLERMNFLMQSQVPCFCVTRNQMVPEEMIDVSNRLGVPVLQSPLATTTLVGKVTNFLENRLAPTTTIHGVLTDIYGVGVLIMGSSGIGKSEAALELVKRGHRLVADDAVEIKQTQGGQLSGSAPELIQHLLEIRGVGIINIMTMFGAGAVRNVKNIEMVVQLELWEPHKMYERLGLDEETLKIMDTEIPIITVPVRPGRNLAVIIEVAAMNFRLKRMGYNAAMHFTRKQSNAILEDADSDL is encoded by the coding sequence ATGCGTAAGACGAATGTGAGCCATCTAGTGGACCATTTCAATATGACGATCTTGAGCGGGGAAGAGGGCTTGGGGCGTGAGATTACCGTAACGGATTTGAGTCGTCCCGGCCTGCAGTTAGCCGGTTACTATTCGTATTATGCGGAAGAGCGGATTCAATTGTTCGGCTTGACGGAAATCAACTTTTTTCAAACGCTGACTCCAGAGGAACGGCTGGAACGGATGAATTTTCTCATGCAAAGTCAGGTTCCTTGCTTCTGTGTGACCCGTAATCAGATGGTGCCTGAAGAGATGATTGACGTTTCCAATCGGTTGGGGGTACCTGTACTTCAGTCCCCGCTCGCAACGACGACGCTAGTCGGGAAAGTGACCAACTTCCTGGAGAATCGTCTTGCACCAACGACGACGATTCATGGGGTACTCACAGACATTTACGGTGTCGGCGTTTTGATTATGGGATCGAGCGGGATCGGGAAGAGTGAAGCCGCACTTGAGCTTGTAAAGCGCGGACACCGACTCGTAGCAGATGACGCAGTGGAGATTAAGCAGACACAGGGTGGGCAGCTAAGCGGTAGCGCTCCTGAGTTGATTCAGCATCTCTTGGAAATCCGCGGTGTGGGGATTATCAACATTATGACGATGTTTGGTGCAGGTGCCGTGCGCAATGTAAAAAACATCGAGATGGTTGTTCAGCTAGAACTGTGGGAGCCACATAAAATGTACGAGCGGTTGGGGCTCGATGAGGAAACATTGAAGATCATGGATACCGAAATTCCGATTATTACCGTTCCTGTTCGACCAGGACGAAACTTGGCAGTCATCATTGAGGTTGCAGCGATGAACTTCCGTCTGAAACGGATGGGTTACAACGCAGCGATGCACTTCACACGGAAACAGTCGAATGCCATTTTAGAAGATGCCGATTCTGACTTGTAG
- the uvrB gene encoding excinuclease ABC subunit UvrB — protein sequence MERFELVSEFQPSGDQPTAIAELVAGLQAGKRHQTLLGATGTGKTYTAAQVIAQVNRPTLVMAHNKTLAAQLCAEFKEFFPNNAVEYFVSYYDYYQPEAYIPQSDTFIEKDSSINDEIDKLRHSATSALFERRDVIIVASVSCIYGLGSPEEYRELLLSLRVGMETGRDEILHRLVDIQYTRNDINFTRGTFRVRGDVVEIFPASESEQAIRVEFFGDEIERITSIDVLTGEILGQRDHIAIFPKSHYVTREEKMKLAVQSIEAELEERLKEFRDAGKLLEAQRLEQRTRYDIEMMMEMGFCSGIENYSRHLTGLPAGHAPYTLLDYFPEDFIVMMDESHMTLPQVRGMYNGDRARKDVLVDHGFRLPSARDNRPLKFEEFEGKLKQAIYISATPGLYELEHSPEMVQQVIRPTGLIDPTVTVRPIKGQIDDLIGEIQATIAKNERVLVTTLTKKMSEDLTDYLKEIGIKVRYLHSDIKTIERMQILRSLRLGEFDVLVGINLLREGLDLPEVSLVAILDADKEGFLRNERSLIQTIGRAARNAEGRVIMYADKMTDSMTSAIRETDRRRSIQMAYNEEHGITPQTVKKSVREVIEATKVAEEKADYLPHADFKKMPKKDRVAVIERMEEEMKEAARNLMFERAAELRDLILELKAEL from the coding sequence ATGGAGCGTTTTGAATTGGTATCGGAGTTTCAACCGTCCGGTGACCAGCCGACCGCCATTGCCGAGCTGGTGGCAGGGTTACAGGCTGGCAAGCGACACCAGACATTGCTGGGTGCGACGGGAACGGGAAAGACTTATACGGCTGCCCAGGTAATTGCTCAGGTGAACAGACCAACACTCGTGATGGCACACAACAAAACTCTGGCCGCTCAGCTTTGTGCAGAGTTTAAGGAGTTTTTCCCGAACAACGCGGTGGAATACTTCGTCAGCTACTACGATTACTATCAACCCGAAGCGTACATTCCCCAATCGGATACGTTTATTGAAAAAGACTCGAGCATTAATGACGAGATCGACAAGCTCCGTCACTCCGCTACCAGTGCGTTGTTTGAACGCCGAGATGTGATCATCGTTGCCTCTGTCTCCTGCATCTACGGATTGGGTTCTCCCGAGGAGTATCGGGAGCTGCTCTTGTCTTTACGTGTTGGCATGGAAACAGGACGGGACGAGATTTTGCATCGTCTGGTCGATATCCAGTATACACGCAACGACATCAACTTCACGCGCGGTACGTTCCGTGTGCGGGGTGACGTCGTGGAGATTTTCCCTGCTTCAGAGAGTGAGCAGGCGATTCGCGTTGAGTTTTTTGGAGATGAAATAGAGCGGATTACTTCGATTGACGTACTGACCGGCGAGATTTTGGGACAGCGTGATCACATTGCCATCTTCCCTAAATCTCACTACGTGACGCGCGAGGAAAAAATGAAGCTGGCTGTCCAAAGCATCGAGGCCGAGCTGGAAGAAAGACTGAAAGAATTCCGTGATGCGGGCAAGCTCCTGGAAGCACAGCGACTGGAGCAACGCACACGGTACGATATTGAGATGATGATGGAGATGGGCTTTTGCTCCGGTATTGAAAACTACTCACGCCATCTGACGGGACTGCCTGCCGGGCATGCTCCTTATACCTTACTGGATTACTTCCCAGAAGATTTTATCGTCATGATGGATGAGTCGCATATGACCTTGCCGCAGGTTCGAGGGATGTATAACGGTGACCGCGCACGGAAGGATGTACTGGTCGATCACGGATTCCGTCTGCCCTCTGCACGCGATAACCGTCCACTAAAGTTCGAGGAGTTTGAAGGAAAGCTGAAACAAGCGATCTACATTTCGGCTACACCTGGTCTTTATGAGCTGGAACACAGTCCGGAAATGGTACAGCAGGTGATTCGTCCGACAGGCTTGATTGATCCAACGGTTACGGTACGTCCGATCAAGGGACAGATTGACGATTTGATTGGCGAAATTCAAGCCACGATTGCGAAAAACGAGCGGGTTCTCGTCACGACTCTGACGAAGAAAATGTCTGAGGATTTGACGGACTATCTGAAAGAAATCGGAATCAAGGTCCGCTATCTTCACTCGGATATTAAAACGATTGAGCGGATGCAGATCTTACGTTCATTGCGTTTGGGTGAATTTGACGTGCTAGTCGGGATCAACCTATTGAGGGAAGGTCTTGACTTGCCTGAAGTATCACTCGTAGCGATATTGGATGCAGACAAGGAAGGCTTCCTTCGCAATGAGCGTTCGCTGATTCAGACGATTGGTCGGGCTGCGCGGAACGCAGAGGGACGCGTTATTATGTACGCTGACAAAATGACAGATTCGATGACCTCTGCGATTCGTGAGACAGACCGTCGTCGTTCAATTCAGATGGCTTACAATGAAGAGCACGGCATCACGCCGCAAACCGTGAAAAAGTCCGTCCGCGAAGTGATCGAGGCGACCAAGGTAGCGGAGGAAAAAGCAGATTACTTGCCACATGCAGATTTCAAGAAAATGCCGAAGAAGGATCGCGTGGCTGTTATAGAACGTATGGAAGAAGAAATGAAGGAAGCGGCACGCAACCTCATGTTCGAGCGTGCGGCCGAATTGCGTGATTTGATTCTTGAGCTGAAGGCGGAACTCTAA
- a CDS encoding phage holin family protein, with product MSRWIIKMLLNGAALLLISNWFHSIYVANFTVALWATLILGMVNTVIRPILLFFTFPLQVLTIGLFWFVINAVTFALTAYFIDGFEVGPWPDNIGTVIVAAALMSIFGYLIEVVVGMKKEKR from the coding sequence ATGAGCCGCTGGATAATCAAAATGCTTTTAAATGGGGCTGCGCTACTTTTGATCAGCAATTGGTTCCATTCCATTTATGTCGCGAATTTCACTGTAGCACTATGGGCTACGTTGATTTTAGGGATGGTCAACACAGTGATTCGGCCGATTCTGCTGTTTTTTACTTTTCCCTTGCAAGTATTGACGATCGGTTTGTTCTGGTTTGTCATTAATGCCGTGACGTTTGCGTTGACTGCCTATTTTATTGATGGATTTGAAGTGGGGCCATGGCCTGATAACATTGGCACGGTCATTGTGGCAGCAGCACTGATGAGTATTTTTGGCTACCTCATTGAAGTTGTAGTAGGGATGAAAAAAGAAAAGAGGTAG
- the hisG gene encoding ATP phosphoribosyltransferase, whose amino-acid sequence MALTKNDQKLTIAMPKGRIFEEAVHFLQQAGLQVTADLQDSRKLIIPVENAKLEFIMAKPTDVPTYVEYGVADVGVVGKDVLLEEERDVYELLDLHIGYCRMMVAGLPDWKPSEALRVATKYPKIASRYFREQGQQVEVIKLNGSVELAPMIGLADRIVDIVSTGRTLRENGLVELESICEITTRLIANRASYRMKSEAVDEIAGKFLEVIPRGN is encoded by the coding sequence ATGGCACTCACGAAAAACGACCAAAAGCTGACGATCGCCATGCCAAAAGGGCGGATTTTTGAAGAGGCCGTCCACTTCCTCCAGCAGGCTGGTTTGCAGGTCACTGCGGATCTACAAGATTCTCGTAAACTGATTATCCCTGTGGAAAATGCCAAGCTTGAATTCATTATGGCGAAGCCTACCGATGTTCCTACTTATGTCGAGTATGGGGTGGCTGACGTTGGAGTCGTCGGCAAGGATGTTTTATTGGAAGAAGAACGAGATGTTTACGAGCTGTTGGATTTGCATATCGGCTATTGTCGCATGATGGTAGCGGGTCTGCCAGATTGGAAACCGTCGGAAGCGCTGCGTGTTGCGACGAAATATCCGAAGATTGCGTCACGTTATTTTCGTGAGCAGGGACAGCAGGTTGAGGTAATCAAGCTGAATGGTTCAGTAGAGCTTGCACCGATGATTGGACTGGCTGATCGTATTGTGGATATTGTCTCAACAGGTAGGACATTGCGGGAAAATGGCTTGGTCGAACTGGAGAGCATTTGTGAAATTACGACGAGGCTGATTGCCAATCGAGCCAGCTATCGGATGAAAAGTGAAGCGGTGGACGAGATCGCCGGAAAATTTTTAGAGGTCATTCCTCGCGGGAACTAG
- the uvrA gene encoding excinuclease ABC subunit UvrA, whose protein sequence is MPLEHIVVKGARAHNLKNVDVVIPRDKFVVLTGLSGSGKSSLAFDTIYAEGQRRYVESLSAYARQFLGQMDKPDVDSIEGLSPAISIDQKTTSRNPRSTVGTVTEIYDYLRLLYARVGRAVCPEHGIEIQSQTIEQMVDRLLEYPERTKMQILAPMVQGRKGEHVKLLEDIRKQGFVRVRVNGEITDLSEDIKLEKNKKHNIEVVVDRIVVKPDVQARLADSLETALRLADGKVIVDVMEQEELLFSEKHACPVCGFSIGELEPRIFSFNSPFGACSECDGLGVKLEVDPDMVVPDVTKTLDDGAIGAWEPKTSTYYQQLLESACRHFNIRMDVPYEELTVAHRQILMYGSEGEKIHFRYENEFGQVREAVVPFEGVVINLQRRHLETSSDYIREQIEGFMSQKACPVCKGQRLRQESLAVKVGERSISELTILSILDAHQFVDGLELTEREAKIANLIVKEIKARLNFLIDVGLDYLTLSRAAGTLSGGEAQRIRLATQIGSSLMGVLYILDEPSIGLHQRDNARLIKTLEHMTKLGNTLIVVEHDEDTMMACDYIIDIGPGAGIHGGQIVAAGTPDEVMKDPNSLTGAYLSGRKFIPVPMERRKPSDKWIKIEGAKENNLKNVTAKLPLGVFVAVTGVSGSGKSTLINEILQKTLARDLNKAKVKPGEHRRILGLEHLDKVIDIDQSPIGRTPRSNPATYTGVFDDIRDLFASTNEAKVRGYKKGRFSFNVKGGRCEACSGDGIIKIEMHFLPDVYVPCEVCHGKRYNRETLDVKYKGKNIADVLEMTIEDGVEFFRNLPKIERKLQTIVDVGLGYVKLGQPATTLSGGEAQRVKLASELYRRSTGRTLYILDEPTTGLHTDDIDRLLKVLQRLVENGETVLVIEHNLDVIKTVDYIVDLGPEGGTRGGEIIGTGTPEEVAQLEGSYTGIYLKPILERDKERTNAKLEQFVSK, encoded by the coding sequence ATGCCATTAGAACATATTGTCGTAAAGGGTGCACGTGCCCACAACCTAAAAAATGTTGATGTAGTGATTCCGAGGGACAAATTCGTCGTTCTGACGGGTTTGTCTGGCTCGGGTAAGTCCTCACTTGCTTTTGACACGATTTACGCAGAGGGACAACGACGCTATGTCGAGTCACTGTCCGCATACGCCCGTCAATTTCTCGGGCAGATGGACAAGCCGGACGTGGACTCGATTGAGGGACTTTCCCCTGCGATCTCGATTGACCAGAAAACGACGAGCCGCAACCCTCGCTCCACGGTAGGTACGGTTACGGAAATCTACGACTATTTGCGCCTTTTGTATGCGCGTGTCGGTAGAGCGGTTTGCCCGGAGCATGGCATCGAGATCCAATCCCAGACCATTGAACAAATGGTCGATCGCCTATTGGAGTATCCTGAGCGCACGAAAATGCAGATTCTCGCGCCTATGGTACAAGGACGCAAGGGAGAGCACGTCAAGCTGCTCGAGGACATCCGCAAGCAAGGCTTCGTCCGTGTGCGGGTCAATGGTGAAATTACCGATCTGTCCGAAGACATCAAGCTGGAAAAAAACAAGAAGCATAACATTGAGGTTGTCGTTGACCGGATCGTCGTGAAGCCGGATGTACAGGCGCGTCTGGCAGACTCCCTGGAAACGGCACTTCGTTTAGCAGATGGCAAGGTCATCGTCGATGTGATGGAGCAAGAGGAGCTGCTGTTCAGTGAAAAGCATGCTTGCCCAGTATGCGGATTCTCCATCGGAGAGCTGGAGCCGCGGATTTTCTCCTTTAACAGCCCGTTTGGTGCTTGCTCGGAGTGTGATGGACTGGGTGTCAAACTGGAGGTAGACCCGGATATGGTCGTTCCCGATGTGACGAAGACGCTCGATGACGGGGCGATTGGCGCATGGGAGCCGAAGACTTCTACTTACTATCAACAATTGTTGGAATCAGCTTGCCGTCACTTTAACATTCGGATGGATGTGCCATATGAGGAGCTTACGGTAGCGCACCGACAAATCTTGATGTACGGCAGTGAAGGCGAAAAAATTCACTTCCGCTATGAGAACGAGTTTGGGCAGGTGCGCGAGGCAGTCGTACCGTTCGAGGGTGTCGTCATCAACCTGCAACGACGTCATCTGGAGACGAGCTCGGATTACATCCGCGAACAAATCGAAGGCTTCATGAGCCAAAAGGCGTGTCCTGTCTGTAAAGGCCAACGCTTGCGTCAAGAGAGCTTGGCAGTAAAGGTCGGGGAGCGCAGTATTTCCGAGCTGACTATACTGTCGATTCTCGATGCGCATCAGTTTGTCGATGGGCTGGAACTGACAGAGCGGGAAGCGAAGATCGCGAACTTGATCGTAAAAGAAATCAAGGCGCGACTGAACTTTTTGATTGATGTCGGACTGGATTACTTGACGCTGAGCCGAGCGGCGGGAACATTGTCCGGGGGAGAAGCGCAGCGGATTCGACTGGCTACGCAGATCGGTTCTAGTCTGATGGGGGTTCTCTACATTTTGGATGAGCCGAGTATCGGATTGCATCAGCGGGATAACGCGCGTCTGATCAAGACGTTGGAGCATATGACCAAGCTGGGGAATACATTGATCGTCGTCGAGCATGACGAGGATACGATGATGGCCTGCGATTATATTATTGATATTGGACCGGGCGCTGGCATACATGGCGGTCAAATCGTAGCGGCAGGAACTCCGGATGAAGTCATGAAGGACCCTAACTCCTTGACGGGTGCCTATTTGAGTGGGCGCAAATTCATCCCTGTTCCGATGGAGCGTCGCAAGCCTTCGGATAAATGGATCAAGATTGAGGGCGCGAAGGAAAACAACCTGAAAAACGTCACTGCGAAGCTTCCTCTAGGCGTTTTTGTTGCCGTAACAGGTGTATCTGGCTCAGGAAAAAGCACGCTGATCAATGAAATTTTGCAAAAGACACTAGCTCGTGATTTGAATAAGGCAAAGGTGAAGCCAGGTGAGCATCGCCGCATCCTGGGACTGGAGCATTTGGATAAGGTGATCGACATCGATCAATCTCCAATTGGACGTACACCACGTTCCAATCCGGCGACATATACAGGTGTCTTTGATGATATTCGCGACCTGTTTGCTTCCACCAACGAAGCCAAAGTGCGTGGCTATAAAAAAGGTCGCTTCAGCTTTAACGTCAAGGGCGGCCGTTGTGAAGCGTGCAGTGGTGACGGGATCATTAAAATCGAGATGCACTTTTTGCCGGATGTGTATGTGCCTTGCGAAGTTTGCCATGGCAAACGCTACAACCGCGAGACGCTCGATGTAAAATACAAAGGCAAGAACATTGCAGATGTGCTGGAAATGACCATTGAGGATGGCGTAGAGTTTTTCCGCAACCTGCCAAAGATTGAGCGCAAACTACAGACGATTGTAGACGTAGGGCTAGGATACGTAAAGCTTGGGCAGCCTGCTACGACGCTCTCAGGCGGGGAAGCGCAACGTGTCAAGCTCGCATCTGAGCTGTATCGACGCAGCACAGGGCGTACGCTTTACATTCTGGATGAACCGACAACTGGTCTGCATACGGATGACATTGATCGTTTATTGAAGGTACTGCAACGATTGGTGGAAAACGGGGAGACGGTGCTGGTCATCGAGCACAATCTGGATGTCATCAAAACGGTGGACTACATCGTAGATTTAGGTCCAGAGGGCGGTACCCGCGGCGGAGAGATTATCGGAACGGGTACACCGGAAGAAGTGGCACAATTGGAAGGCTCGTACACGGGTATCTATTTGAAGCCGATTTTGGAACGCGATAAAGAACGGACGAATGCCAAGCTAGAGCAATTCGTTTCGAAGTAA